In Colletotrichum destructivum chromosome 1, complete sequence, the sequence GCCAACTGAAGGGCTACCGAGACGACACCGCCAGCGAAGTACGTCAGTATCTGGCATCTAATGCGGACGGCACATTTCTCTGGGTCGCATTAGTTTGCCAAGAACTCGAGAAGACACAGCGCTGGAAGGCCGTGCAGAAGATAAAGTCCTTCCCACCTGGACTTGATGCTTTTTATGAGCGGATGATGCAACGAATTCGTGGAGAAGAGGACGCCGAATTTTGTAGGCAGATCCTTGCTCTCGTGGCGACGACCTATCGCCCACCTTCGCTCGCCGAGTGCACCACACTTATCGAAGAGTGTCGTGATCTGGCGGACGATCACGAGTCCCTTCAGGAGATTATCAGCCTCTGCGGCTCCTTTCTCACCATTCGCGAGGACACAGTCTACTTTGTGCACCAGTCAGCCAAGGATTTCCTGCTGAACAAGGAATACACGGCGTTCGACCAGATCTTGCCTTCTGGCATCGCGCACCAGCACCATGTCATCTTCTCAAGGTCTCTAGACGTGTTATCCAGCACGCTCAGACGCGACATCTATGAGCTGTGCTCCCCTGGAGTCCCTCTAGAGGATGCATTACCACCTGACCCTAATCCTTTATCCCCTCTGAAGTACTCCTGTACACACTGGGTTGACCACCTTGAGCACTCAAATCCGGTAGAAAGCCCAGCGCACGGTGATGTGCAAGACAACGCCAGGGTCCACTCTTTCCTCAAAAGGCACTATCTCCACTGGCTAGAGGCTCAGAGTCTTTTACAAGGCATGCCACAAGCAGTGGTAGCAATGCAAAAACTGGAAACGTTAGTTGTAAGTCTAGCAAACCTTCTTTGTATTAGGAAACCATCTGACATTTCTACAGGCAGGCACAGGAGGACCACAACTTACAGAAATCGTCCGAGATGCCCTTCGGTTTGTCTTGTCTTACAAACAGTGTGTCGAAAGCTTTCCGCTGCAACTTTACACAGCTGCTCTTCTGTTTAGCCCTACCCGCAGCGTAGTGAGACGACTTTTCCAAGCAGAAGCACCAGCCTGGATTGCTGTACTTTCAGAGATAGACACAGACTGGAACGCATGTCTgcagacgctggagggccacaGCGACTGGGTCAggtcggtggccttctcgccggatgggcgccagctggcctcggcgtcccGCGACAgcaccgtcaagctctgggacgcggccacgggccagtgccagcagacgctggagggccacaGCGGCACGGTCAgctcggtggccttctcgccggatgggcgccagctggcctcggcctcctacgacaagaccgtcaagctctgggacgcggccacaggccagtgccagcggacgctggagggccacaGCGGCTGGGTCAggtcggtggccttctcgctgGATGGGCGGCAGCTTGCATCGGCCTCTGACGACaagaccgtcaagctctgggacgcggccacgggccagtgccagcagacgctggagggccacaGCAACTGGGTCAggtcggtggccttctcgccggatgggcggCAGCTTGCATCGGCCTCTGACGACaagaccgtcaagctctgggacgcggccacaggccagtgccagcggacgctggagggccacaGCGGCTCGGTCAgctcggtggccttctcgccggatgggcggCAGCTTGCATCGGCCTCTGACGACaagaccgtcaagctctgggacgcggccacaggccagtgccagcagacgctggagggccatAGCGGCTGGGTCAgctcggtggccttctcgccggatgggcgccagcttGCATCGGGCTCCGGCGACaagaccgtcaagctctgggacgcggccacaggccagtgccagcagacgctggagggccatAGCGGCTCGGTCAtgtcggtggccttctcgctgGATGGGCGGCAGCTTGCATCGGCCTCTGACGACaagaccgtcaagctctgggacgcggccacgggccagtgccagcagacgctggagggccacaGCAACTGGGTCACCTtggtggccttctcgccggatgggcgccagctggcctcggcctcctacgacaagaccgtcaagctctgggacgcggccacaggccagtgccagcggacgctggagggccacaGCGGCTCGGTCAgctcggtggccttctcgccggatgggcggCAGCTTGCATCGGCCTCTGACGACaagaccgtcaagctctgggacgcggccacaggccagtgccagcagacgctggagggccatAGCGGCTGGGTCAgctcggtggccttctcgccggatgggcgccagcttGCATCGGGCTCCGGCGACaagaccgtcaagctctgggacgcggccacgggccagtgccagcggacgctggagggccacGGCGACTGGGTCAggtcggtggccttctcgctggatgggcgccagcttGCATCGGCCTCTGACGACaagaccgtcaagctctgggacgcggccacgggccagtgccagcggacgctggagggccacGGCGACTGGGTCAggtcggtggccttctcgctgGATGGGCGGCAGCTTGCATCGGCCTCTGACGACaagaccgtcaagctctgggacgcggccacaggccagtgccagcagacgctggagggccacaGCAGCTTGGAAAACGTGTTCGAGGTGACGATCCAGAAACCAAGCCAAGGTCCTGATGATCGGCATCATGTGCTCTCACAGCACGGCGTATGGATTACAAATAACTCTCATAATATCCTTTGGGTACCTCCGGAGTACCGAGCGGAGTGTGACGCGGTGAAAGGATCGAGAATAGCTCTTGGTTGTCAATCAGGCCGCGTATTGCTGGTGCAGTTTGCGTTAGAAAGTCAACAGCTGTAATTTACAAAGCTATCCGTCCTTTGCCAAGCCATTAATGGTACTCTCAGCGTTGTCTATATATCGTATGGCTAATGCGTGACACAGGAAGGGTGGGGGAGAAACTTCCAATTTATAACTGACTAATGGGCACAGAAAGCTACGATTGCACTGCTAGCAGTTGTGGGACCACTTTTGCGCCGACATCGCACCAGCGTAGTCTCTAGAAGGCTCGAACAAGTTCTCAGCTGACAAAATAGGCAAATGTAGTAAAGAGCCCCTATAGATGACGCAGATGCCCAGCCTTCAGCTTCCTTGCTTCCAGCCTGCCCTTTGCTGTCCTGATCTGTTGGCTTTGGTGTTGATGGAAACAGCAGAGAGTTCATAAGGGGCTTGgccatagagacaggccaCAATTCAGTGTATTTCCAGCCATTTCTTATGTTCTGGATCGTTACGCCTGCCAGGGCAGCCTTAGAATGAAAGCCCAATGAGTTCCTCTTACCtgcctacaatagtagagTCATTCCATTGACTGAGGCATCCAGACCACCTTAAGAGGGCTGAAGACTGACAggtcaagtggctggaggacatTGGAGGTGTGTGGCGATAATGATAACAGATGGATGTTGTTTATAGCAGAGCCACATAAACTCTGTCGTTGTGTGATTTCCATGGCCATCGACAATCAATAGTCTGGCCTCATTCATGCCCTCCTGGACCTGGGATGCAGTCCGAGGGACAGTCTGAGgaataaagaccttctgcagccgACTGCGGTGTCAACTGTAGTCCAGGCATTCTCTGTTGCTGTTAATCGCCAGCTTTCATAAGGCCAAGGGTCCGAGGGAACAACTGCGGCCGGACTGTCTTGATATTGCTCATACAAATCCTTGGAAACAGGCCCACCGAGATGCACATTTTACAGTAACAGACGTGCGACTGATGGACGCGGCAAGACAAGATTGAAGAACAAAATCTGACAGGCTACGATGCTACGACGACGCCCCAGGCTATGCAACTGGAAGGGCAGACGGggcctccgccgtcctcgtttTGCTAGCGCTGACGCCCTTCGTGCGTGGCAACCAGTTCATCACAGCCTTGCTACGGCTCGCCGAGGGCTATGTTTTGTGGATGGCTATTCTTTCTTCCCGGTCCCGTTAACTACCGCACAGCCACCGACGCAGGTGACTTGTGTCCAATTGCTGGAACACATTCTGGGACGCGGGAAGGACGCCGCTTTCGAAGCCCGTCGACACAAATCATTAAACCCTGGAACATGTTCAGCTCAAATAGGCTGCCGTCAGACGGGCAAAAAGGACTGACTGGCTGGTTCTGCCACACTGGTTCCGTCACACTGGTTCTATCGCACTGGTTCTGTCACATTGGGCTCTCAGGGATCCTCACCCTCAAGAGGATTCGCCGAATCTTGGGGTTTCGCTGGGTCAGATCGAACACGGGCCTGGCTCGAACAGTCGGGGTTTGTCCCACAACTGAGACAACAAGACTGGAGTCAACCATCTTCACTGGTGGTTGTGAGCACTGCATTCGTTCATTCCAATGAACACGTGGTTGCCCAACTGCGCTGCAAGCCCATCTTGGCTTGCTTGGCACATTTGAGCGGCGTTCTGTGTGCTCGTATTCGTCTCAGTTGGCGTTACATTGACTGGCGCCCATGCGACGTTCAGCTAATAGCTGGAGCTCGTCAGCCTCGAATCACATTCGCTTATCACACCTACGGATAACGCTGCCGGGCTTACGCATTGGCACAATCGTGTCAAGAGCCGCCACTCACTCGTAGGTCCCCTGAGAGAAGGCTTGCAAATGAAAACGGCCGTCACCCGGCCAGTAAAGTCCATAGCCTGCAGCTGCTCATGTCAGTACGTGGTctgcctgctgctccttctTCACTCCTACGTCGAGACGAGATACGTAGGCCCCCTAAGGAAGCATGTACTGGTACAGTTCGCAGGTCATTCGTACTAGCAGGCTCCCCTTGCTTTTGAGAAGACCGGAATGTCATGCCCTCTGAGCCCCGTCCGCTACTGCAAGGCTTCTAGACTGTGAGGCGACCAGTGAATGTCTCACCTCAATGAGGCTAGTCTCGGTGCGAGCCAGGATCAATCTGCTTCCTGCGGATGAGCCATTGGATATGGTTGGAATAGATGAGTGCCTCCAGACAGATCGAGCTTATCGGCCACACTCAACGGCCTTTGCTTGGCTGTGGGAGATCGTCGGTGTCCGCGTGCATATGGCATGTTTTGGCGAACCACACAAAACCCATGGGGCATCAGCTCGTGCTCGCCAACCACCCACAAAGAGCAAAGCTATTTTGCGCAACTGCGCCACGAATGCAACGATATCCCACTCCGCGGTTTGCTATCGTGCTCAGCCACATCTTCGGCGCTCTTCCTTGCTGCCGTCACAGCACACGGCGACAGAGTACTGACCCTCGTAACACTTTACCGTGATGCCCACCCTGTTGTCCGCCCTACATGTCAGTATGCACACATGGGCGAGGCGCCGCGGCAAGAGCGGCGCACGTGGTTGCACGGCGCTGATCCCCGGTTGCACAGACACCTCTGCTGATTCGGCGTTGTCTTCCGAGCAACACCGTCGTTCTTGGACACCATTTCTATACACTGGTTTCTCTCTTCTTATCCCACTAACCTTACTTAGTCTTGCTCAAGGAGCTTCAGTGTATACAGCTTGGAACCCCGAACTCATGGCAAGTAATATCGAAGAATACGATCCGACACTGACCTGGAGCTGGGCCACCGTCACGGCCTCAGCACCAACCACAACCCCGGACCCCCATCGGGCTCCGTCCCGCCCGCAGATCATACCCCAGACGAAAGCCCAGGCCCAACCCCAGCCAAAAGAGGACCTCCGCCCtgaggagggcctgtcggTCGCCTGGAAGAACGCGCCTTTTGCCCTACGCCAGACAGTCTGGCGGCCTTTGACCTCTGAATAGCAGATATCCCTCACATCTACTACATTGCGACGGGATACTCACTAAGGCCATCAAACAAGCAAGTCTAGCAAGGCCTCCTGACAGACAAGCGAAAACTAGCGGACTGCTCaggggcttacaagatagagacccctgtaaagtggtttacctacgtcgtcccgcgctgcccagccaaactgtggagcgttgatggggacgccctggacccagccatCTTGATTGGAGAtgaggtctttgcccagacaagacagaagcccacccgggcccggcaatcccgccttgggctgGAACCCATCACAAACGCAGTCTCTTGGGTagaggtacagcccttcagactATTTAACCAAGTAGCAGGTCTcaactcattcagaagaggaagacgcttgGTCAGTGTGCGCGGATTCCCATATGAAAGCGGGACAGAGCTCACTTGGTTTGGATGTAATGCCATCGCGACATTGGAAATTGGAACGATGGGTTGCGCCGGACTGAACGAGCTGCAACCGATACTAGCCTGTTTTGTAGTCCAGGCGTTGTCATGATGCAAATGCATCTCCAAGCCTGATGACAAGACTCTGTCGGTACTGAAGAGAGAGTACCGTACGCAGAAAGTCGTCGAAAGCAGGCATCGATTGGACCTGAGTACGTGGTCTCTGTGTGCTCACCCACAGACCTCTTTATCGCCAGGTGCGGTCCCCACAGCGGCCAATAGACTGTTCATCAACAGCCCGTCTTTAAGCTCCCAAGCATGAACACTGACATGTCCCTTCCAACCCCAGGAGGCGGGTGGTGACTCCGGATAGGCTTCAAAATCCGCTACGGACGTATTGCCTCGAGCGACAGTGTTTAAGTGTTTAAAGACAAGAAACAGGACGCTGCCGCGTACACTGAAGAGCTGCTGACATGGTTTGATCCGGAAGGTTTCCGCTTCGACCCTGGACGCGGCGCCAACCACCAACGGGCAGCCTGCCGGCCCTACTTTTCGGGCACAGGCACTCAGGACCTCGGCTCCAGAGGCCTTGGGCTGTGATGGTGGCTGATGCCTTCTGCGAAGGCAATGAGGACTTGATGCACCTGGCAATAATGGTCCACTGAGAGATACGACGTAGAAGATGGTTTGCTTAGAGGGCTTAAGGAGACGCACTGGAAGGTGAGTTCAGATCAGACGACTGGACTGCACAGTGTGCTTCCAAGCCACACACCTGTCAGCGCTCGCCAAAGGTGGTTGGTCCCGGACCCAGCTTTTCtggggagagaaaaaaaggtaGTGCTTACTTTGCATATATCCTGCTTCATAGTGTGCCACCTCACCTCGGCATACCGCTCTTGGCCACTCAAATGCCTTGCCATCACTGGTGCAAACAAAACGTCGCCTCGGCTTCTCGTCCACATGGTAGTGGGGTGCGGAAGCGACGCCGTGTGAAGCAGTCACAGAGCCTGACCCAAGGGTGGTGCGCCTGATGTGCAGTGAGGCGCACTCGCGTTGCACAGAAACCATCCCTCACCCGCCTAGGCACTCCATCCGACTTACCCCGCTTGCGCCCATCACGTCCACCCTCTGTCAACATCTATCGCTGCTCTGCGAGAACGCTCGACGTCCGGCTCCTTTGGTGTGCGGCAGAAAAGGCCACCTCAGCGTGCGAGTGCCCTCACAATGGCTGTTGCCCAGGCTCTCAGACCGAGTGGGTAAGTGAACTTGACTGGAACACCATGACCGCCTCTCGTACTGAGGGGTCCACCACGCAGCGACGACTTCTGGGCCGCCGCTATCAGCACGCTTGGGGACGATTTGACGTCCGAGATTGATTTCACCGGAGGGTCGAAGCAGACTCCGAtcgacgagcttctggcCGCAACTAAGGAAGCGAGGGATGGCTTGGACGCGAAGTCATGGTCCTTCACGCGCAATGGCAAGAAGGTCATTGTGCGCGACCTCTTGACCAAGGTGGCCAAATGGGTCCATCACTTCAAGGAGGTGGGCGATATCGCCGTGCAATACGACCCGGGTCACGCTGCTCTGCCGTGGGCGGGCGTCCGCTTCCTACTGAATGTCGGTACTGGTTGAAGGTCGCCGGTGACTCTTGTTGACATCCAAGCAGGTCGCGGTGGGGGATCTGGATACCTACAGCAGCATACTCGAGAGAACCGTCGACATTGCCGAGCTCATCTGCCGCAACGCCCTCATTGAGAGTCTGCTGAAGAGTGTTTCAActgccgccgcggaggaACTGCGTCGCGCCCTGGTCAAGCTATATGCCACCATCTTGACTTATCTCGCCAAGGCGAGGTCGTACTACCGCAAAAACACCGCCGGTGAGTTGGCTCGCGTTTTTCGCCATCGGTAGCTGATCCAGCCAGCACGTGTCATTAAGCACGGGGTtctcgcctcggccgactTGGATTCTGCGTTTACCGCCATCACCGAAGCCCAACAGGACGTAACTCAGTGTTCTGCCGTCTTCGGCTTGGAAGGTTGGTCCCCGCCCCTCATTACAGATCAGTGCGCTCACGCAGCGAAGCTCAATTTGAGATGCATGGGGAGCTTAAGCAGATGCTGAAGGGGTTCAACGACCCCGTCAAACGCTGGAACGAGGCACTCAGCGCCCTGACGGATCAACTTGACTGTTAGTTCTGCTCCTAGGTTTTGTTTCTTGGTTGTTAACTTCCTTAAGTGAAACGGAGAGTAGAGATTCTCCGTTGGCTCTCCGACGAACCACACCAACAGCACCACCAACAGACATACGGTGAGGTCATGGAAGGAACAGGTAAATGGCTCCTTCAAGACCCGACCTTTCTCCAGTGGAAGAACGAAAGCGCATCGTCGATCCTGTGGCTTCATGGTATCCCAGGCTCCGGCAAGAGCAAGCTTACGTATGCCCTGAAGCCCTGACCAAACATGGTACAGCCAACTGACAGGTAAAAAGTTCAATCGTTGTCAAGGACGCACAGGATGCATTCTCGAACAACCAAACTCCAGCCCCGGTTTATTTCTATTGTTCTCGCAACCCAGCCGAGCCTGGACGCTCCGACCCTTCCAGGATAGTGGCAAGCTTTGCAAGGCAGCTCTCAACCCCCGTGGCACGAGGGCCGCTTCTCGAAGACGCCGTTAGGGTTTACCAAAAACGAGAAGAGGACGCCTTCGCGTCTGGACCGCTTCACCTGGAAGAAAGCAAGGACCTTATCATCAAACTGCTTGATCAATACAAGTATGCGACGATGACCATTGTGattgacgccctcgacgaatGCGCCGAAGCAAGTCGAGGTCGTCTCTTGGAATTGCTGGAGGACCTTCTAATGACATCTCCTTGTCTACTCAAGATATTCGTCTCTAGTCGAGACGATCAAGACATTGTCTACAGGTTGGATACTTATCCGAATTTACACCTTTCTTCCGACCGCAACTCGGAAGACATCGATCTTTTCGTGCGGACGGAAACGACACATCTCATTGGCAGGGGAGAGCTGCTACGATCAAGcacgagaaagagagaacTACGCGACAAAATCGTCAACGAGCTCACAGACAACGCACATGGCATGTAAGTCCTGTAACTTCCTCTAGTGAACACAGATGTCTTACAATGTTAGGTTTCGTTGGGCCAGCCTCCAATTGCAGGAGCTTTGCCGCCAGCGGACCGATGAAGCAATTGTCGAAAGACTGGGACGACTACCAAAGACTCTGGAAGATCTATATCGAGAAATATTATCCAGGATCGAAGGCTTTGAAGCAGAGACTGACCGACTATTGACACGTAGCGCTCTTAGTTGGCTACTCTGTGGCCAGGAGCAGCTTAAGTCAGACTGCTTTCTAGCCGCTGTGTGTCTAACAAAGCACGATGCAGCCTACAGAATTTCAAAAACTCAACTACTAGAATTGTGTTGCAATTTGGTTCTCTACGATTCTACACAGGATGCGTTCCAGTTCTCGCATTTGTCGGTCCGAGAATTCCTCGAGTCTCAAACGGTCTATCAGCTAGTGGCTGTCAACGCGCTGGTGGCGGAATCATGCCTTTACATTGTCGACGAGATGCACAAATACCCCGTGTCAAACCCTCTCCTAGAGTATTGCGACAGATTCTGGGCAGAACACGCTCAGAAAGGGTTACATGGTGAACAAGAAACACTGACACGAACTTTGCATTTCTTTCTTTCTAAAGAACGAGGGACAACACAGGTTGGAGACTGGCAAAAAAGAATCCAGCGTTCGACTGCGCGTAAGTCATTGGGGATCGGAACTAAGCTCCAGAGTTCCATCAGAACAATACCTTCAGTTTTGTTGGTTGTATGTGCATTCGACTTAGCAGGTGTCTTGAGTCTAGATGAATGGACACACCTGAGCACAAGAGATCCTGGCGCGTTTCGCAACACACATCAGGAAGTCGCCGCGAAGCATGGGGAAGGGAAAATTGTGGCTTGGCATTTGGACAGGAATATCCCTTTCGAGACGGGCGAAATCACCCTGACAGCTGTCGCCGAGAACAGGGGTAGTGGCCACAAGATCATGGcgctgcttctcgacaagcgTGGGGACGAGATCCGGATCACAGAAgacgtcgtcgaagccgcaGCTGAGAACAAGGAAAGTGGCAAGGAAATCATGGcgctgcttctcgacaagcgTGGGGACGAGATCCGGATCACAGAAGACGTCGTTGAAGCCGCAGCTGAAAACGATGAAAGTGGCAAGGAAATCATGGcgctgcttctcgacaagcgTGGGGACGAGGTCCGCATCACAGAAaacgtcgtcaaggccgcaGCTGAAAACCGGAGGAGTGGTCAGCAGATCATGGcgctgcttctcgacaagcgTGGGGACGAGATCCAGATCACAGAAGGCATGATTTCAACTATTGTGAGAACGTTTAACCATGCAgtcgtcggcctgcttctcgacaagcgCGGAGACGAGATCCAGATCACagaagtcgtcgtcaaggccgcaGCTGCAAACTGGAGGAGTGGTCGGCAGATCATAGCactgcttctcgacaagcgCGGAGACGAGGTCCAGATCACAGAAGACGTCGTCAAGACTGCAGCTGAGTACGGTAGCTACGAGACTATGGCGCTACTTCTTGACAAGCGTGGAGACGAGGTCCAGATCACAGAAGACGTCATCAAGGCTGCCGCTGGAAACGAGAATAGTGGCAAGGAAATCATGgagctgcttctcgacaagcgCGGAGACGAGGTCCAGATCACACAAGATGTCGTCAAGGCTGCAGCTGCAAATTTAAATCATGGCCAGCAGATCATGGCactgcttctcgacaagcgCGGAGACGAGATCCAGATCACagaagtcgtcgtcaaggctgCAGCCCAAACCGCGGCTTGTAAGCAGCTTGTTGGTTACCTTCTTACACAACGGAGCGCTGAAACTAGAGCCTCTATAACATCCCAGGCGTGCTTCACAGCCTCCGCTTGCGGCCAGTTAGTATCTTTGCACTATCTTTGCCAGTACATCCCGCTTGAGAAGGTGGAGCCTTTGTGGGACGACATCGGCCGCCTCTATCGTGCGGCTGAGACAGGCAACGCGGACGAAATCGAAAAGCTGCTGGAGACAGCAGTTCCACTGAACACCAGAGACAGTTTCGGCCGAACACCCCTTTGGATTGCCGCAGGCAATGGGCGAGCGAAGGTTGTTGAACTTTTATGTCAACAAAGTGAGGTCGATGTCGATTCCTTGTCGTCTTCGGGACGATCACCAATCTTTTGGCCTTCTGCTTGCGGCAACGAGCGCATTGTTACCGTCCTTCTCTCTGCGGGAGCGAAGACCGACTTCATAGATGCAGAGGGGCAAACCGCTGTGTCCATGGCGAGACAGAATGGGCATGGGAATATCGTGCGCCTTCTTCTTAGCTCAGAAGCGGCAAAACAACCAAAGGCTGCCTGGATCTGGGTGAAGGCATGGAGGAGCTGGGTTTCTCGACTTTTGATCGTCGCCCTCCTGTGTCTTGTCGGTACTGTTGGATGTGCAATACTCTAGAGCTATCATCACTGATCATAGAAAAGCAGCAAGTGCGATTGCGATTCTGCCCATTTCTACTTACTCGCATGATGACAGAGATGTATTCCAATAAGGAGCCACAGCCGGCCGCAACTGCGTCACTACCAATGAATCTTGAGGCTACTTCCATGGGCTGCTCGGCAGGGCATGGGGCAGTCACGCTGCTTGTCAACACAGGCAAAGTAGCTGAAAGCACGGTTGACCACTAAGTACAGTCTGTTGCGCCCAGCAAGCTAACTTGCGTGCATCCGTGCGTGTCTCAGTTGGATGTCGTGACGCACCAGAGCACAACGCGCACGACGCGGTCACTTGCAAACAGCCCCTAGACGCGTCGCGCGGAGTGAATGCTTCTATGGCTAGTCGAGTACCAGTACCACCACCCGTGAAGAAGGGCCCTGAAAGCACGACACGAGAAGCGTTGATTGCAGGCCACTTGTGCACCAGCTTCTGTGTCAGCGCGGGGTGACGATTTCTGATTGGCCGGTGTCCCGCTATGACATGCGTGCAGGCTAACGGAGAAAATGAGACGGTGATTTTCTTATGCGTGGGGACTAGCGTCAACAAGCCAAACTCACACGAATCGAACAGGGAAGACCCATTAATCGGGCTCCACGGCCCGCCAAACTTTAGAGAAGGATTCCGTTTGATGCAACCGTCAATCCAGTTATTCCGAGGCAGTTGGAAGTCACTAGCGGCTGCAAGCACGCGTTGGACCAGATCCTTCAACTGCTGATGGTTCggggcgatgccgagggccCCTCAGACGAGTGCTCAGCTGGCAATGTGAGACTCCTGCTCTAGTGTGAGCTTCTGAGAGGTACCCTGGCCTTCTCATCGAGTGCGGCCCCCTTGCATTCTGGCCCGAAGGGTGGACTCTGGTATGTACCATGCGCGGGAGGCCTTCCGTATAGCAGTACCACCGGGAATATTGTCAAGTGCCCTTGAAGGTCTATTTCGGTGCATTTGGCCATGGCCATAACAGTAGTATTTCTAACATAGTTATTTTGTTAGAATATTACCCTACATTTTCTCCGAACTTCAATGCTGTTGTTGCCTTTTGGTTAGCTCAAAGATCTTGGCATGTTCTCGGAGTGGAGCGGCTGCTTCCCCTGACGTCATTCTCACTCGATGGAAGACTCCTCTCTCGCCAAGTCAGTTGATCCGCCAGCTTGAAATTTCTAGCCAGTGGGTGGTGATTTCActcctttttcctcttcatTACTTAGAAACGGTGCATATCacgacgatgtcgaagaGGTTGGCTCTGCTACTACCGGCAGGAAACGGCGGTGGTCGGTCTTCTGTTGACTCTTCCCGCGAAGAACACTCGAAAAGAAAACGAGTCAGCACAGATACTGCTTGCAATGCATGTCGGCGCAG encodes:
- a CDS encoding Putative NACHT nucleoside triphosphatase, P-loop containing nucleoside triphosphate hydrolase yields the protein MAVAQALRPSGDDFWAAAISTLGDDLTSEIDFTGGSKQTPIDELLAATKEARDGLDAKSWSFTRNGKKVIVRDLLTKVAKWVHHFKEVGDIAVQYDPGHAALPWAGVRFLLNVAVGDLDTYSSILERTVDIAELICRNALIESLLKSVSTAAAEELRRALVKLYATILTYLAKARSYYRKNTAARVIKHGVLASADLDSAFTAITEAQQDVTQCSAVFGLEAQFEMHGELKQMLKGFNDPVKRWNEALSALTDQLDLKRRVEILRWLSDEPHQQHHQQTYGEVMEGTGKWLLQDPTFLQWKNESASSILWLHGIPGSGKSKLTSIVVKDAQDAFSNNQTPAPVYFYCSRNPAEPGRSDPSRIVASFARQLSTPVARGPLLEDAVRVYQKREEDAFASGPLHLEESKDLIIKLLDQYKYATMTIVIDALDECAEASRGRLLELLEDLLMTSPCLLKIFVSSRDDQDIVYRLDTYPNLHLSSDRNSEDIDLFVRTETTHLIGRGELLRSSTRKRELRDKIVNELTDNAHGMFRWASLQLQELCRQRTDEAIVERLGRLPKTLEDLYREILSRIEGFEAETDRLLTRSALSWLLCGQEQLKSDCFLAAVCLTKHDAAYRISKTQLLELCCNLVLYDSTQDAFQFSHLSVREFLESQTVYQLVAVNALVAESCLYIVDEMHKYPVSNPLLEYCDRFWAEHAQKGLHGEQETLTRTLHFFLSKERGTTQVGDWQKRIQRSTARKSLGIGTKLQSSIRTIPSVLLVVCAFDLAGVLSLDEWTHLSTRDPGAFRNTHQEVAAKHGEGKIVAWHLDRNIPFETGEITLTAVAENRGSGHKIMALLLDKRGDEIRITEDVVEAAAENKESGKEIMALLLDKRGDEIRITEDVVEAAAENDESGKEIMALLLDKRGDEVRITENVVKAAAENRRSGQQIMALLLDKRGDEIQITEGMISTIVRTFNHAVVGLLLDKRGDEIQITEVVVKAAAANWRSGRQIIALLLDKRGDEVQITEDVVKTAAEYGSYETMALLLDKRGDEVQITEDVIKAAAGNENSGKEIMELLLDKRGDEVQITQDVVKAAAANLNHGQQIMALLLDKRGDEIQITEVVVKAAAQTAACKQLVGYLLTQRSAETRASITSQACFTASACGQLVSLHYLCQYIPLEKVEPLWDDIGRLYRAAETGNADEIEKLLETAVPLNTRDSFGRTPLWIAAGNGRAKVVELLCQQSEVDVDSLSSSGRSPIFWPSACGNERIVTVLLSAGAKTDFIDAEGQTAVSMARQNGHGNIVRLLLSSEAAKQPKAAWIWVKAWRSWVSRLLIVALLCLVGTVGCAIL
- a CDS encoding Putative NACHT nucleoside triphosphatase, WD40/YVTN repeat-like-containing domain superfamily, which codes for MSNAAQTINASGNAEVHVGNRTYLQSTENPVLADLRVTNPRHDKKRIQDTKGGLLKDSYVWVLDNPDFCQWRDDQHQRLLWVKGDPGKGKTMLLCGIIDELEATRAQGRLLSYFFCQATDERLNTATAVLRGLIFMLLDQDPSLVSHMKKKYDVAGKALFEDVNAWQAMSEIFTNMLHDSKLQGVWLLVDALDECSTDLEKLLVLIAETSQSTSAKWLVSSRNWLQIEERLRTVAQRLSLEVNAKSVSTAVDSYITFKILQLGQLKGYRDDTASEVRQYLASNADGTFLWVALVCQELEKTQRWKAVQKIKSFPPGLDAFYERMMQRIRGEEDAEFCRQILALVATTYRPPSLAECTTLIEECRDLADDHESLQEIISLCGSFLTIREDTVYFVHQSAKDFLLNKEYTAFDQILPSGIAHQHHVIFSRSLDVLSSTLRRDIYELCSPGVPLEDALPPDPNPLSPLKYSCTHWVDHLEHSNPVESPAHGDVQDNARVHSFLKRHYLHWLEAQSLLQGMPQAVVAMQKLETLVAGTGGPQLTEIVRDALRFVLSYKQCVESFPLQLYTAALLFSPTRSVVRRLFQAEAPAWIAVLSEIDTDWNACLQTLEGHSDWVRSVAFSPDGRQLASASRDSTVKLWDAATGQCQQTLEGHSGTVSSVAFSPDGRQLASASYDKTVKLWDAATGQCQRTLEGHSGWVRSVAFSLDGRQLASASDDKTVKLWDAATGQCQQTLEGHSNWVRSVAFSPDGRQLASASDDKTVKLWDAATGQCQRTLEGHSGSVSSVAFSPDGRQLASASDDKTVKLWDAATGQCQQTLEGHSGWVSSVAFSPDGRQLASGSGDKTVKLWDAATGQCQQTLEGHSGSVMSVAFSLDGRQLASASDDKTVKLWDAATGQCQQTLEGHSNWVTLVAFSPDGRQLASASYDKTVKLWDAATGQCQRTLEGHSGSVSSVAFSPDGRQLASASDDKTVKLWDAATGQCQQTLEGHSGWVSSVAFSPDGRQLASGSGDKTVKLWDAATGQCQRTLEGHGDWVRSVAFSLDGRQLASASDDKTVKLWDAATGQCQRTLEGHGDWVRSVAFSLDGRQLASASDDKTVKLWDAATGQCQQTLEGHSSLENVFEVTIQKPSQGPDDRHHVLSQHGVWITNNSHNILWVPPEYRAECDAVKGSRIALGCQSGRVLLVQFALESQQL